ATCTTCAAAAAGGCGCACACTTAATGCTTCAGTTTTGATTCTAGTATGTCTCACAATGGAAGACATGGATAAGTATAACGATAAAAGGAGGAATGTTGAATACATCATGGCTGTCCAGTCTGTCTCAGCAGCTATACAAAACCTTCTGTTAGCGTTTCATATGAAAGGTTGGGGAGCTTGCTGGCGTTGCGCACCTCTTTTTTGCATGGAAGTTGTTAGGGAAGTTCTTAACATTCCAGACAGTTTCTTTCCACAAGCGATTATAGAGATTGGTTATCCTATGGAGAAGCCTAAAATGCCTCCAAGAAAGCCATTAAAAGACGTAGTTCGATTCAATGGATGGGGCTAATGAATGATAACTTCATTAGCAGGTGGTGTGGGCGCTGCAAAATTTCTTGATGGTCTTGTTAGAGTAGTAAAAGGAGAAGACATCTCAATAATTGTTAACACAGGTGACGATATCGAGCTTTATGGGTTGCATATATCCCCAGACATAGATATCGTAATTTATACTCTAGCATGTATAGTCGATGATAAAAAAGGAGGGGGGATCAAAGGAGATACTTTTAATTGTTTAGGGAAACTTAAGAAATTCGGTTATGAGACATGGTTTAAACTGGGTGATAAAGACCTTGCTACACACATTAACCGCTCTATACTCTTAAAAAAAGGGTTGAAACTCTCAGAGGTAACTGATAGAGAGTGCAAGGTTCTAGGTGTTAAAGCAAAGATAATTCCTATGACAGATGATGATGTTAAGACGATTGTTATCACAGATAAAGGTGAAATACACTTTCAAGAATACATGGTTAAAAGTAAAACACAAGAAAGGGTTTTGCAAATTAGATTTAAAGGTGTTACGAAGGCTAAACCAGCCCCTGGTGTAATTAATTCTATTAAAAAAGCTAGAATAATTATCATCTGTCCAAGTAACCCTATAGTTAGTATAGGCACTATCCTTTCTATCCAAGAAATAAGAGAGAGTTTGAAAGATACAAAAGCTAAGGTCATAGGAATAAGCCCCTTGATCGCAGGCAAAACAGTAAAAGGTCCTGCGGATAAGTTAATGAATAGCTTAGGGATGGAAGTTTCTGCATATGGAGTAGCAAAGCTTTATCAAGACTTTTTGGATGCATTTGTAATCGACATTGCAGATAAAAACCTTAAAGAAAGAATAGAATCTTTAGGTATTAAGGTCTTTGTGACAGATACCATAATGAAGGGGTTGAAGAATAAGGAAGAGTTAGCAAAATTTACATTGGAGGCGATATGAATTTAAAACTGACTATGTAGTCATACCTGTTAAGGGCTTAAAGGACGCGAAGAAAAGGCTAGAGGGGGTTTTAAAACCTCAGGAAAAGTCTGTGCTCTGTTTGTTTATGCTAAGAGATGTTCTAAATGCAGTTAAAATTTCTAAATATGTGGAGAGAGTAATAGTTATAAGTTGTGATCAAAGAGTTCTAGAATTTGCAAAAAAAAGTAGAGTATTAAATTTCAATGAGGGTACTCAAAAGGGTTTAAACTCTGCTATAAAGCAAGTAACAAGTGTCTGTAAAGATAAAGGAGCTGAATCTATTCTTATCCTGCCTGTAGATATCCCTCTTGTAAAAACTAAGGATATAGACAATATGATAAGAGAAAGTCATAAACCAAAATCAATAGTAATTACCCCATCCTTAGATGAGAAAGGAACAAATGCACTTTTAATGAAGCCACCGACTGTAATAAAGCCAAGTTTTGGTCTTAACAGTTTTCAAGTTCATATAGATGAAGCGAAGGCAAAAAATATCCCATGCACAATTTGTAGATTGCCCAGGATAGCTTTAGATTTAGACACACCAAAGGACATAGCCACATTCCTTAAGATAGGAGATGGAACCGAAACCTACAATTATATGGTCAAA
The DNA window shown above is from Candidatus Methylarchaceae archaeon HK02M2 and carries:
- a CDS encoding nitroreductase family protein yields the protein MSSSDAFSQIVKSRRSIKKLKPNCISRDLIEEMIDIATSAPSAHNAQPWRFIVITDQDLKVNLAKAMTQSWLKDLVKDGVSKMEIVNLLESSKRRTLNASVLILVCLTMEDMDKYNDKRRNVEYIMAVQSVSAAIQNLLLAFHMKGWGACWRCAPLFCMEVVREVLNIPDSFFPQAIIEIGYPMEKPKMPPRKPLKDVVRFNGWG
- the cofC gene encoding 2-phospho-L-lactate guanylyltransferase, translating into MPVKGLKDAKKRLEGVLKPQEKSVLCLFMLRDVLNAVKISKYVERVIVISCDQRVLEFAKKSRVLNFNEGTQKGLNSAIKQVTSVCKDKGAESILILPVDIPLVKTKDIDNMIRESHKPKSIVITPSLDEKGTNALLMKPPTVIKPSFGLNSFQVHIDEAKAKNIPCTICRLPRIALDLDTPKDIATFLKIGDGTETYNYMVKIGLINRVRKFKVPSKPILIE
- the cofD gene encoding 2-phospho-L-lactate transferase, whose product is MITSLAGGVGAAKFLDGLVRVVKGEDISIIVNTGDDIELYGLHISPDIDIVIYTLACIVDDKKGGGIKGDTFNCLGKLKKFGYETWFKLGDKDLATHINRSILLKKGLKLSEVTDRECKVLGVKAKIIPMTDDDVKTIVITDKGEIHFQEYMVKSKTQERVLQIRFKGVTKAKPAPGVINSIKKARIIIICPSNPIVSIGTILSIQEIRESLKDTKAKVIGISPLIAGKTVKGPADKLMNSLGMEVSAYGVAKLYQDFLDAFVIDIADKNLKERIESLGIKVFVTDTIMKGLKNKEELAKFTLEAI